Proteins co-encoded in one Ammospiza caudacuta isolate bAmmCau1 chromosome 16, bAmmCau1.pri, whole genome shotgun sequence genomic window:
- the GNPDA1 gene encoding glucosamine-6-phosphate isomerase 1, with product MKLIILENYSQASEWAAKYIRNRIVQFGPGPGRFFTLGLPTGSTPLGCYSKLVEYCRNGDLSFKYVKTFNMDEYVGLPRDHPESYHSFMWNNFFKHIDISPENVHILDGNAPDLQAECDAFEEKIKAAGGIELFVGGIGPDGHIAFNEPGSSLVSRTRVKTLAMDTILANARFFDGDLSKVPTMALTVGVGTVMDAREVMILITGAHKAFALYKAIEDGVNHMWTVSAFQQHPNTVFVCDEDATLELKVKTVKYFKGLMMVHNKLVEPLYSMKEMGAERSQSKKPYSD from the exons ATGAAGCTCATCATCCTGGAGAATTACTCTCAGGCCAGCGAGTGGGCGGCCAAGTACATCCGCAACCGCATCGTGCAGTtcgggcccggccccgggcgctTCTTCACGCTGGGGCTGCCCACAG GCAGCACCCCCCTGGGCTGCTACAGCAAGCTGGTGGAGTACTGCCGCAACGGGGACCTCTCCTTCAAGTACGTGAAGACCTTCAACATGGACGAGTACGTGG GCCTCCCGAGGGATCACCCAGAAAGTTACCATTCCTTCATGTGGAATAACTTCTTCAAGCACATTGACATCTCACCAGAAAACGTCCACATCTTGGATGGAAACGCCCCTGATCTCCAGGCAGAGTGTGATGCATTTGAGGAGAAAATCAAAGCAGCTGGCGGCATCGAGCTCTTTGTTGGAG gCATCGGCCCCGACGGTCACATCGCCTTCAACGAGCCGGGATCCAGTCTGGTGTCCAGGACACGAGTGAAGACCTTGGCCATGGACACCATCCTGGCCAATGCCAGGTTCTTTGATGGTGACCTCTCCAAAGTGCCCACCATGGCTCTGACAGTTGGAGTAGGCACTGTCATGGATGCCAGAGAG GTGATGATCCTGATCACGGGAGCCCACAAAGCCTTTGCTCTGTACAAAGCCATCGAGGATGGTGTGAACCACATGTGGACGGTGTCGGCcttccagcagcaccccaaCACCGTGTTCGTGTGCGACGAGGACGCCACGCTGGAGCTCAAAGTCAAAACAGTGAAGTACTTCAAAG GTTTAATGATGGTTCACAACAAGCTCGTGGAGCCCTTGTACAGCATGAAGGAGATGGGAGCAGAGAGAAGCCAGTCCAAGAAGCCATACAGTGATTAa